In one window of Camelina sativa cultivar DH55 chromosome 15, Cs, whole genome shotgun sequence DNA:
- the LOC104744971 gene encoding uncharacterized protein LOC104744971 isoform X1, which produces MLYGELYWDLCAERTRMSRDHPPEPLDFFIWTVEDVGSWLEEINLGSYRQIFKENGVNGEYLESMSVFTTEQILHFIRRHHMKWGDFITLCKELRRIKVACLKGEQRVRRPWWAPSCLSVVFVKAAKRNRQSRVVSLKLES; this is translated from the exons atgctttatgGTGAATTGTATTGGGACTTATGTGCAGAGCGAACAAGGATGAGCAGAGATCATCCTCCTGAGCCTCTTGATTTCTTCATCTGGACTGTTGAG GATGTCGGGTCCTGGCTCGAGGAGATAAACCTTGGGAGCTACCGCCagattttcaaagaaaatggtGTCAATGGAGAATATCTAGAAAGCATGTCTGTGTTTACAACCGAGCAGATCCTTCACTTCATAAGGAGGCATCACATGAAGTGGGGAGACTTCATCACCCTCTGTAAAGAACTCAGAAGGATTAAag TGGCTTGTTTGAAAGGTGAGCAAAGAGTCCGACGACCGTGGTGGGCGCCGTCTTGTCTCTCGGTAGTCTTTGTTAAGGCAGCTAAACGCAACCGACAGTCTCGTGTTGTATCTCTAAAGCTTGAATCTTGA
- the LOC104744970 gene encoding exosome complex component RRP42, whose translation MVGLSIGEQHFVKGGIAQDLRTDGRKRLTYRPIYVETGVIPQANGSARVKIGGTDVIASVKAEIGRPSSLQPDKGKVAVFIDCSPTAEPTFGGRGGEELSSELALALQRCLLGGKSGAGAGINLSSLLIKEGKVCWDLYIDGLVISSDGNLLDALGAAIKAALTNTAIPKVNVSAEVADDEQPEIDISDEEYLQFDTSSVPVIVTLTKVGTHYIVDATAEEESQMSSAVSISVNRVGHICGLTKRGGSGLDPSVILDMISVAKHVTETLMSKLDSEISAAEACEDES comes from the exons ATGGTGGGGCTTTCTATTGGGGAGCAACACTTTGTTAAAGGTGGGATAGCTCAAGATCTTCGAACTGATGGTCGCAAAAGATTGACTTACCGACCTATCTATGTTGAAACTGGTGTGATTCCGCAG GCTAATGGTTCAGCGAGAGTTAAGATAGGTGGAACCGATGTGATTGCTAGTGTAAAG GCTGAAATTGGGAGGCCAAGTTCGCTTCAACCCGATAAAGGAAAGGTTGCAGTTTTCATTGATTGCAGTCCAACAGCAGAACCGACATTTGGG GGGAGAGGAGGTGAGGAATTGTCTTCTGAGCTTGCTTTGGCTCTTCAAAGATGTCTTCTGGGTGGGAAAAGTGGAGCAG GAGCTGGAATAAATTTATCTTCGCTTTtaataaaagaaggaaaagttTGCTGGGACCTTTATATCGATGGCCTTGTCATTAGTTCAGATGGGAATCTATTGGATGCCCTGGGTGCTGCCATTAAG GCTGCTTTAACCAACACGGCCAtcccaaaagtcaatgtttcaGCTGAAGTAGCAGATGATGAACAACCAGAGATTGACATAAGCGACGAAGAGTATCTACAATTTGACACTTCCAGTGTCCCGGTCATAGTCACgttaacaaaa GTGGGAACGCATTACATAGTTGATGCAACAGCAGAAGAGGAGTCTCAGATGAGCTCAGCTGTATCTATATCTGTGAACCGGGTAGGCCATATATGTGGGTTAACCAAACGAGGCGGGTCTGGCTTAGACCCGAGCGTCATCCTTGACATGATCTCTGTGGCCAAGCATGTGACAGAGACTCTGATGAGCAAACTTGATTCAGAGATTTCAGCTGCAGAGGCCTGCGAAGACGAATCTTGA
- the LOC104744973 gene encoding protein OBERON 1-like, translating to MGTSSGSNLPHQMLPPRQQLQTSLSLVSSDPHLSRSNSAIVRESPAESASSQETWPTSKSIMGNKTESGKSGPDSHDQLVIRHVSIADKVSLRDIARERVDAVAERMHRLPEEYLEELKNGLKAILEGNGSQPVDEFMFLQKFVQTRSDLTSKTLVRAHRVQLEILVVINTGIQAFLHPNINLSQTYLIEIFVYKRCRNIACQNELPSDGCPCEICANRKGFCNLCMCVICNKFDFSVNTCRWIGCDVCSHWTHTDCAIRDGEISMGVSAKSVSGMGEMLFKCRACNHTSELLGWVKDVFQHCAPNWDRESLMKELDFVSRIFRGSEDTRGRKLFWKCEELIDKIKSGLAEATAAKLILVFFQEFELDSPKSLESGEGGGTIAPQDACNRIAEVVKETLRKMEIVGEEKMRMYKKARMGLEECEREVEEKAKQVAELKMERQKKKQQIEEVERIVRLKQAEAEMFQLKANEAKVEAERLERIVKAKKEKTEEEYASNYLKLRLSEAEAEKEYLFEKIKEQESGGEASQAVMYSTIREMLHGYNASSSPRVDPRSNQRNPFRSNP from the exons ATGGGCACATCATCTGGATCCAATCTTCCACACCAAATGCTACCACCACGTCAGCAACTACAAACATCTCTCTCACTTGTGTCTTCGGATCCCCACTTGTCACGTTCTAATTCCGCCATTGTGCGTGAATCCCCAGCTGAAAGTGCCAGCTCTCAAGAGACTTGGCCAACCTCTAAATCTATTATGGGAAACAAGACAGAGAGCGGCAAGTCAGGCCCTGACTCTCATGACCAACTTGTGATCCGCCATGTTTCCATTGCCGATAAGGTATCACTACGGGACATAGCTAGAGAGAGAGTGGACGCAGTCGCTGAGAGAATGCACCGGTTACCAGAAGAGTATCTCGAGGAGTTAAAGAACGGCCTCAAGGCTATCCTTGAGGGTAATGGTTCTCAGCCGGTAGATGAGTTCATGTTTCTGCAGAAGTTTGTTCAGACGAGATCTGATTTAACTTCAAAGACACTTGTCAGGGCTCACCGAGTGCAGCTTGAAATTCTTGTGGTTATTAACACTGGAATCCAAGCATTCTTGCATCCAAACATCAATCTTTCTCAAACATATCTCATCGAGATCTTTGTGTACAAGAGGTGCAGAAACATAGCCTGCCAGAACGAACTCCCATCTGATGGTTGTCCCTGCGAGATTTGTGCTAATAGGAAAGGCTTCTGCAACCTGTGCATGTGTGTGATCTGTAACAAGTTTGACTTTTCGGTTAACACATGCCGCTGGATTGGCTGCGACGTGTGTTCTCATTGGACTCATACGGATTGTGCAATTAGGGATGGAGAGATTTCCATGGGAGTTTCTGCCAAGAGTGTATCTGGGATGGGAGAAATGCTGTTCAAGTGTCGAGCGTGCAACCATACTTCTGAATTACTGGGATGGGTTAAAGATGTGTTTCAGCACTGTGCACCTAACTGGGATAGGGAGTCTTTGATGAAGGAACTTGACTTCGTGAGTAGGATTTTCCGTGGAAGCGAAGATACAAGAGGCCGGAAGTTATTCTGGAAGTGTGAGGAACTTATTGACAAGATTAAAAGTGGACTGGCTGAAGCAACAGCTGCCAAGTTGATACTTGTGTTTTTCCAAG aATTTGAATTGGACTCTCCAAAGAGCCTTGAAAGCGGAGAAGGTGGGGGAACCATAGCACCTCAAGATGCATGCAACAGAATTGCTGAAGTAGTAAAGGAAACACTGAGGAAAATGGAAATAGTGGGTGAGGAAAAGATGAGGATGTACAAGAAAGCGCGAATGGGGCTTGAGGAATGCGAGAGAGAGGTGGAAGAGAAAGCAAAGCAAGTGGCGGAACTGAAGATGGAGaggcaaaagaagaaacaacagaTAGAAGAGGTGGAGAGGATAGTGAGACTGAAGCAAGCTGAGGCAGAGATGTTTCAGTTAAAGGCTAACGAAGCTAAAGTGGAAGCAGAGAGATTGGAGAGGATTGTAAAAgcgaaaaaggaaaaaactgaAGAGGAATACGCGAGTAACTACTTAAAACTGAGGCTGAGCGAGGCAGAGGCAGAGAAAGAGTATCTGtttgaaaagataaaagagcAGGAAAGTGGTGGTGAGGCTTCACAAGCAGTGATGTACTCAACGATCAGAGAAATGCTTCATGGATACAATGCGTCATCGTCACCAAGAGTAGATCCAAGATCAAACCAACGAAATCCTTTCAGGTCCAATCCTTAG
- the LOC104744975 gene encoding thymidine kinase a: MAATLKASILLKTLDSDIVGDVFSDQGRRGSGAVHVIMGPMFSGKSTSLLRRIKSEISVGRSVAMLKSSKDTRYAKDSVVTHDGIGFPCWALPDLMSFPDKFGLDAYNKLDVIGIDEAQFFGDLYEFCCKAADDDGKTVIVAGLDGDYLRRSFGAVLDVIPIADSVTKLTARCEVCGQKAFFTLRKTCDTRTELIGGADVYMPVCRKHYITNHIVMKASKKVLEVADKARAESCVAAII, translated from the exons ATGGCGGCGACACTCAAAGCTTCGATTTTGCTCAAAACCCTCGACAGTGACATCGTCGGAGATGTTTTTTCCGACCAGGGACGTCGTGGGTCCGGTGCTGTTCACGTTATCATGGGTCCTATGTTTTCTGGGAAATCGACCTCTCTTCTCCGCCGAATCAAGTCAGAGATCAGCGTCGGAAG AAGTGTTGCGATGCTGAAATCGAGTAAGGATACGAGATACGCCAAAGATTCCGTAGTGACACATGATGGAATTGGATTCCCTTGTTGGGCTCTTCCAGATCTCATGTCATTTCCTGATAAATTCGGACTTGATGCTTATAACAag CTTGATGTGATTGGTATTGATGAGGCTCAGTTCTTTGGAGATCTTTATGAGTTTTGTTGCAAAGCCGCTGATGATGATGGCAAAACTGTGATTGTTGCAGGCCTTGACGGTGACTATTTAAG GAGGAGCTTTGGTGCTGTACTTGATGTTATACCAATTGCTGATTCTGTAACAAAGCTAACTGCAAGGTGTGAGGTTTGTGGACAGAAAGCTTTCTTCACTTTGAGAAAGACTTGTGATACCAGAACCGAGCTTATTGGTGGAGCTGATGTCTATATGCCTGTTTGTCGCAAGCATTACATCACTAATCATATTGTTATGAAAGCTTCCAAGAAAGTGTTGGAAGTTGCTGACAAGGCTAGAGCTGAATCCTGTGTTGCTGCTATCATCTAA
- the LOC104744974 gene encoding protein DGCR14-like, whose product MFRSPGHSPRQISSPSPSSYSDDTLRSAPRSSSSSEIIPRNPRKRMRVLDEDAYVEAIEKIIERDYFPDITKLRDRLDWIQAVKTRDPIQIRDAQLKIIERRGKKPSHHHHVGDTEGKTQTPGSTFLRNFTPLDEFDGKTPRTPGVSGREFPVVDDDGDEDIDLDLSLDEFFRRYTSEDNESFSKILEKVNRKKKERYAFLLEGEKEEDGKLIEDVKRDRITDGYGTSDQPPSTLDSWKYTAKNLLMYHPADRGEAPLTEAERAVRLLGLTKEIVKGNTRFHGKTMDSRPREDGSVEILYTPIAGSSPMHISGRDRDKSKRYDLDDLRKTPNPFYAESDKRADNGYSFVRTPSPAPGLDESPFITWGEIDGTPMRLDPEDTPLDIGGSADGPHYNIPTAPARDVRAHSLSRDASRKLRERSNSMFKKPPLPSPHRSGSASPNVRTLSPAAQKFFRKAIAKSSSTVDESLRASYRGASPGAVTPKSVRSVSRFGKDGTSSETRSP is encoded by the coding sequence ATGTTTCGCTCGCCTGGCCATTCTCCGCGGCAGATTTCTTCACCATCGCCGTCTTCTTATTCCGATGATACCCTCCGGTCGGCGCCTCGAAGTTCGTCTTCCTCGGAGATCATTcccagaaaccctagaaaacgaATGAGAGTTCTCGACGAGGACGCGTATGTGGAAGCAATCGAGAAGATCATCGAGCGAGATTACTTTCCAGATATAACTAAGCTTAGGGATCGGCTCGATTGGATCCAGGCTGTGAAAACACGTGACCCGATTCAAATCCGAGACGCCCAGTTGAAGATTATCGAGAGACGTGGGAAGAAGCctagtcatcatcatcatgttggTGACACGGAGGGTAAAACTCAAACTCCTGGATCTacttttttgagaaatttcacTCCTTTAGATGAATTTGATGGTAAAACCCCTAGAACCCCTGGTGTCTCTGGTAGAGAGTTTcctgttgttgatgatgatggggaTGAAGATATAGATCTTGATTTGTCCTTAGATGAGTTCTTTAGGAGATATACGAGTGAGGATAACGAGAGCTTTTCCAAGATTCTTGAGAAGGTgaataggaagaagaaggagaggtaTGCTTTTCTTCTTGAAGGTGAAAAGGAGGAGGATGGTAAATTGATTGAGGATGTTAAGAGAGATAGGATTACAGATGGTTATGGTACATCTGATCAGCCACCGAGTACTTTAGATAGTTGGAAATATACAGCAAAGAATCTTCTCATGTATCATCCAGCTGATAGGGGTGAGGCTCCCTTAACTGAGGCGGAAAGGGCTGTGAGGTTACTTGGGTTGACTAAGGAGATTGTGAAAGGGAACACTCGTTTTCATGGGAAGACTATGGATTCTAGGCCAAGAGAAGATGGTTCTGTTGAGATTCTCTACACTCCTATCGCTGGTTCTTCACCTATGCATATCTCGGGTAGGGATAGAGACAAATCTAAGAGGTATGATTTGGATGATTTAAGGAAAACTCCAAATCCTTTCTATGCGGAGTCAGATAAAAGGGCAGATAATGGGTATAGTTTTGTTAGAACGCCTTCTCCTGCACCAGGTCTTGATGAATCTCCCTTTATAACGTGGGGTGAGATTGATGGGACACCAATGCGCTTAGATCCTGAGGATACACCTCTTGATATTGGTGGTAGTGCTGATGGACCGCACTACAATATTCCAACTGCACCTGCCAGAGATGTAAGGGCACATTCATTATCAAGGGACGCATCACGAAAActgagagagagatcaaacaGTATGTTTAAGAAACCTCCGTTGCCATCTCCTCATCGAAGTGGAAGTGCAAGTCCAAATGTTAGGACACTTTCACCCGCTGCTCAGAAGTTCTTCAGAAAGGCAATAGCTAAATCGTCTTCTACTGTTGATGAGAGCCTCCGTGCAAGTTATCGTGGAGCAAGTCCTGGTGCTGTGACTCCTAAGAGTGTGAGAAGTGTTTCAAGATTTGGCAAAGATGGGACCAGCTCAGAGACAAGGTCACCTTGA
- the LOC104744972 gene encoding heat shock protein 90-6, mitochondrial, whose product MIRLSRRSVSTLIRSGDRSFRVAAVASSISRSSPSATGVKRSGTESRWYSSSLTNGTQSTRSLAHLNMQTNWFLGHRNESSAAASDSSSQAPPPAEKFEYQAEVSRLMDLIVNSLYSNKEVFLRELISNASDALDKLRYLSVTDSEIAKDTPNLDIRIYADKENGIITLTDSGIGMTRQELVDCLGTIAQSGTAKFMKALKDSKDAGGDSNLIGQFGVGFYSAFLVADRVIVSTKSPKSDKQYVWEGEANSSSFTIQEDTDPQSLIPRGTRITLHLKQDAKHFADPERIQKLVKNYSQFVSFPIYTWQEKGITKEVEVEDDPAETKNDDQDDQTEKKKKTKKVVERYWDWELTNETQPIWLRNPKEVTTAEYNEFYRKAFNEYLDPLASSHFTTEGEVEFRSILYVPPVSPTGKDDIVNQKTKNIRLYVKRVFISDDFDGELFPRYLSFVKGVVDSHDLPLNVSREILQESRIVRIMKKRLMRKAFDMILGISLSENREDYENFWDNFGKHLKLGCIEDRENHKRIAPLLRFFSSQSENDMISLDEYVENMKPEQKAIYYIASDSITSAKNAPFLEKILEKGLEVLYLVEPIDEVAVQSLKAYKDKDFVDISKEDLDLGDKNEEKEAAEKKEFGQTCDWIKKRLGDKVANVQISNRLSSSPCVLVSGKFGWSANMERLMKAQSAGDTTSLEFMKGRRVFEINPDHSIIKNINAAYKSNPNDEDAMKAIDLMYDAALVSSGFTPENPAELGGKIYEMMGIALSAKWSSPEVLPQQQEMAHSHNEDTFEAEVVEPVEVDGKK is encoded by the exons ATGATCAGACTCTCTAGGCGTTCCGTCTCTACCCTTATACGCTCCGGTGACCGAAGCTTCCGCGTTGCCGCcgtagcttcctccatctcccgCTCTTCCCCATCTGCCACG GGCGTCAAGAGAAGTGGCACTGAATCGAGATGGTACTCATCATCCTTAACCAATGGTACTCAATCTACTAGGTCCTTAGCTCATTTGAACATGCAAACCAATTGGTTTTTGGGACACCGGAATGAATCCAGTGCAGCAGCTTCAGATTCTTCCTCTCAGGCTCCTCCACCGGCTGAGAAATTCGAGTATCAAGCTGAA GTTAGTCGCCTCATGGACCTTATTGTTAACAGCTTATACAGCAATAAGGAGGTGTTTCTTCGCGAGCTTATTAG CAATGCTAGCGATGCACTTGATAAGCTGCGTTACTTGAGCGTAACTGACTCCGAGATTGCAAAAGATACTCCAAATCTTGATATACGCATCTATGCAGATAAGGAGAATGGAATCATAACTCTCAC TGATTCTGGTATTGGTATGACACGGCAAGAATTAGTTGACTGTCTTGGGACAATTGCACAAAGTGGAACTGCCAAGTTCATGAAAGCTTTAAAG GATAGCAAGGATGCGGGTGGTGACAGCAATTTAATTGGTCAATTTGGTGTCGGGTTTTATTCAGCATTTTTGGTTGCAGATCGG GTAATTGTGTCAACCAAGAGCCCTAAGTCGGATAAGCAATATGTATGGGAAGGAGAAGCAAATTCAAGCAGTTTTACCATTCAGGAAGATACAGATCCACAGTCTCTCATTCCTAGAGGAACTCGTATTACTTTACATCTTAAG CAAGATGCCAAACACTTTGCAGATCCTGAGCGGATTCAGAAGCTCGTGAAAAACTATTCTCAGTTTGTTTCTTTCCCTATTTACACCTGGCAGGAAAAAGGAATCACAAAAGAG GTTGAGGTTGAAGATGATCCAGCTGAGACAAAAAATGATGACCAAGATGACCAAACTGAG aaaaagaagaagaccaagaagGTTGTTGAGAGATACTGGGATTGGGAGCTTACGAATGAGACACAACCAATTTGG CTGCGAAACCCTAAGGAGGTGACAACAGCAGAATACAATGAGTTTTACAGAAAGGCTTTCAATGAGTATTTGGACCCATTGGCATCTTCCCATTTCACAACAGAG GGCGAGGTCGAGTTTAGGTCTATCCTCTACGTGCCACCTGTCTCACCGACGGGGAAGGATGATATAGTCaatcaaaagacaaagaacATAAGGCTATACGTCAAACGAGTTTTCATCTCAGATGACTTTGATGGGGAGCTG TTTCCTCGGTACTTGAGCTTTGTTAAAGGTGTTGTGGACTCGCATGATCTCCCACTTAATGTGTCCCGTGAAATTCTTCAAGAAAGTCGCATT GTGCGGATAATGAAGAAACGCCTAATGAGGAAAGCTTTTGATATGATTCTGGGCATATCCTTAAGTGAAAACAGAGAA GACTATGAGAATTTTTGGGATAATTTTGGCAAACATTTAAAATTGGGGTGCATAGAGGACCGTGAAAACCACAAGCGCATAGCTCCACTGCTTCGATTTTTCTCCTCCCAGAGTGAGAATGACATGATCAGCTTGGATGAGTATGTTGAGAACATGAAACCTGAACAGAAAGCCATATATTACATTGCTTCCGACAGCATTACAAGTGCAAAGAATGCACCTTTTCTCGAGAAGATCCTTGAGAAGGGACTTGAG GTACTATACTTGGTAGAACCTATTGATGAAGTTGCCGTACAGAGCTTAAAAGCTTATAAGGACAAAGATTTTGTAGATATCAGCAAGGAAGACTTGGATCTAG GAGACAAGAACGAGGAGAAAGAGGCGGCCGAGAAAAAGGAGTTTGGGCAGACTTGTGATTGGATAAAGAAACGATTGGGTGATAAGGTGGCCAATGTTCAAATATCCAACCGTCTTAGTTCTTCCCCTTGTGTTCTGGTATCGGGTAAATTTGGATGGTCAGCCAATATGGAGAG GCTAATGAAGGCACAATCAGCTGGTGACACAACAAGCCTCGAGTTCATGAAAGGGAGAAGAGTTTTTGAGATCAATCCCGACCACTCGATTATCAAGAACATAAAT GCTGCTTACAAGAGTAACCCAAATGATGAAGATGCAATGAAAGCCATAGATCTTATGTATGATGCAGCACTAGTTTCTAGTGGGTTCACG CCGGAGAATCCAGCAGAGCTCGGTGGGAAGATATATGAGATGATGGGTATAGCTCTTTCCGCGAAATGGTCAAGCCCTGAGGTGCTGCCACAACAACAGGAGATGGCACATTCTCACAATGAAGATACTTTCGAAGCTGAAGTGGTTGAACCAGTTGAAGTGGATGGGAAGAAATGA
- the LOC104744971 gene encoding uncharacterized protein LOC104744971 isoform X2, whose product MSRDHPPEPLDFFIWTVEDVGSWLEEINLGSYRQIFKENGVNGEYLESMSVFTTEQILHFIRRHHMKWGDFITLCKELRRIKVACLKGEQRVRRPWWAPSCLSVVFVKAAKRNRQSRVVSLKLES is encoded by the exons ATGAGCAGAGATCATCCTCCTGAGCCTCTTGATTTCTTCATCTGGACTGTTGAG GATGTCGGGTCCTGGCTCGAGGAGATAAACCTTGGGAGCTACCGCCagattttcaaagaaaatggtGTCAATGGAGAATATCTAGAAAGCATGTCTGTGTTTACAACCGAGCAGATCCTTCACTTCATAAGGAGGCATCACATGAAGTGGGGAGACTTCATCACCCTCTGTAAAGAACTCAGAAGGATTAAag TGGCTTGTTTGAAAGGTGAGCAAAGAGTCCGACGACCGTGGTGGGCGCCGTCTTGTCTCTCGGTAGTCTTTGTTAAGGCAGCTAAACGCAACCGACAGTCTCGTGTTGTATCTCTAAAGCTTGAATCTTGA